TATATGGATTGTTGAACCAGCAAAAAAAGCAGCCGCAACTACCCCGTAAGCGCCTACCTGATCAGCTCGCAAACGGCGAACAGATATTACCAACGCGGGTAAGGCTATTGCCCAGCCTATTCCAACAACATATGGGGAGAGAATCCCGTCACTGATATGCATCAAAAACCTCCTCCAATGGTAATACAGTTATTATTTTAGTGTTACTGCTATAAAAAATAAGTCCCCTGCCTTTTGCCTCGCAAAAGGTGGGGGACTTACTCCTGTTTACAGTATTTCTTTTCCTGTTGTTGTCATCGCAAACCCGCCGTGTTTTACCCCTTTTGCAGATTTTAACTTCCCGTACAATTCGTCTATTGCTTTCGGTTTGCCTTTTACCACAATGATCTCTAAACAGTTATCATGGTCCAAATGGATATGCTGGGTAGAGAGGATGATGTCATGGTAATCATGCTGGATATCGATAAGGAAATTCGTTAATTCCCTTTTATGATGATTATAGACAAGGGTAATTGATCCGGTAACCTCTTTCCCTTCCTGCCACTCTTTTTTAACCAGGTCATCTCTAATCAGGTCTCGTATGGCCTCTGAACGGTTCGTGTATTTTTTCTCTTTTATACACTCATCAAACCTTTGCAGCAATTCCTTTTCGAGAGAGACTCCAAATCTTACTAAACTTGACATAGTATTCCTCATTATTA
The genomic region above belongs to Candidatus Jettenia caeni and contains:
- a CDS encoding transcriptional regulator, whose translation is MSSLVRFGVSLEKELLQRFDECIKEKKYTNRSEAIRDLIRDDLVKKEWQEGKEVTGSITLVYNHHKRELTNFLIDIQHDYHDIILSTQHIHLDHDNCLEIIVVKGKPKAIDELYGKLKSAKGVKHGGFAMTTTGKEIL